Proteins encoded by one window of Pseudomonas sp. HR96:
- a CDS encoding DUF305 domain-containing protein, which produces MLNEYLRGVTITSILLLGSVSLSYADNNDSHAAFSERNGTNSTAPSTMGGDASTAYMQAMEKMNKGMMSGMASDPSKSWAQMMVEHHQGAIDMSKIVLKNTQDPAIKQMAEKNIQEQSKSIAELKSWLSKN; this is translated from the coding sequence ATCTAAGGGGTGTCACTATTACAAGCATTCTTTTATTAGGTTCCGTCTCTTTGTCGTACGCTGACAACAATGATTCACATGCTGCGTTCAGTGAAAGAAACGGTACTAATAGCACGGCCCCATCTACGATGGGTGGAGATGCGTCCACCGCATACATGCAGGCGATGGAGAAGATGAACAAAGGGATGATGAGTGGTATGGCGTCTGACCCATCGAAAAGCTGGGCTCAGATGATGGTCGAGCATCATCAAGGCGCCATCGACATGTCCAAGATTGTGCTTAAAAACACTCAAGACCCTGCTATTAAACAGATGGCTGAAAAAAATATACAAGAGCAAAGTAAAAGTATTGCGGAACTAAAATCTTGGCTAAGCAAAAACTGA